CAGGTGGGTTTTATGGAAAAGAAGCCCTTACGGGTGAATAAACCCCTGGAGGGGCATTTCAAGAAGAGTGGTGGCAAGGGGTACAGGGCTTTGACCGAAATTGCAGTGGATGACCCCTCCCAACATACCTTAGGGGACACTTTGACTGTGGACAGTATGTTTGGAGTGGGAGAAATTGTTGATGTAATCGGGATTTCACGTGGGAGGGGCTTTACGGGCGTTGTTAAACGTTGGGGGTTTCACGGAGGTAAGGCAACTCATGGATCCATGTTTCATCGCGCACCTGGTTCTGTTGGGGCATCTGCAACCCCTTCCAAGATCGTTAAGGGGCGCAAGCTTCCGGGCCACCACGGAAATCAACGGGTTACTATAAAAAATTTGGAGATTGTTGATATCCGTCCGGAGCAGAACCTCATGATTGTGAAAGGCGCGGTGCCTGGAGGCAAGTCAGGGCTGGTTGAGGTCAGAAAACGAAAGATAGCGCCTAAAAGGCGATAAGGCAGGAACGGAACTTATGGCTGTTTGTGACGTTTATAATATGGACGGCGAAAGGGTCTCCGACATAGACTTGGTTGACGAGGTTTTTGATGTCCCGGTCAAGCAGCACGTCTTGCACCAGGTGGTCACTATGCAATTGACCAATAAGCGTTCGGGGACGGTGGCTACCAAAGGGCGTTCTTTTGTGCGTGGCGGCGGGCAGAAGCCTTACCGCCAGAAGGGGACTGGTCGCGCCCGAGCCGGCTCTCGAAGGTCTCCCCTGTGGCGCGGTGGCGGCGTAGTCTTTGGGCCGAGTCCGCGTAGTTACGGCTACAAGGTGCCCAAAAAAGTGCGCAGGCAAGCCCTTAAGATGGCGCTGAGCAGCAAATTACAGGATAAGGACTTGATCGTTGTGGACCGACTTGATTTGGAGGCTGTCAAGACCAAACGACTTGTGGAGGTCTTGGCCGCACTGAGAACGAAAGAGGTCCTTATCGTAATAGACCGACAGAATGAAAACTTGGAGCTTTGCTCCAGGAATGTGCCGTATGCCAAGGTGCTTCGCTCTGAGGGCTTGAACGTTTATGATATTTTGAGGTTTAGAAGCCTGATTCTAGTTGAGCCTGCCGTGAATCAGATACAGGAAAGATTACTCTCATGACGTCATACGAGATTCTCAATAGGCCCTTGATCACCGAAAAGAGTACAACCCAGAAGGAGAGCACCAATCAGCTTACATTTGAGGTGGATAGAAGAGCCAACAAGGTTGAGATACGGCGGGCCGTTGAGCGGATCTTCAATGTCAGGGTCGTAGCTGTTCAGACGATGCAGATGAAAGGCAAGGTCAAGCGCTTTGGACGGATCCTTGGCAAACGTCGCAACTGGAAGAAGGCGATTGTCACCTTGGCCCAGGGTGAACATGTTGAGTTTTTCGAAGGAGTATGATCGGTTGAGCCTGTTTAGCCCGTTGCCCGTTTGGCCCGTTGGAAGCACAAATCGTAGCAGCCAGTGCAAAGGGCAAAATGGAAGTTCTGGACGCTATGTTTTACGGACGACCAACAGGCTCAACCGGCTCAACCGGCAACCGGCTCAACGGAAAGGTAAAAAACATGGCGCTTAGGAAAATAAAGCCGACCTCTCCAGGGCGACGATTTCAAACATATGATACGTTTTATGATATCACGTCTGCGCGGCCTGAGAGGAATTTGCTCCGGCCACTAAAGAAAAGTGGCGGCCGGAATGTCCATGGTCGTGTGACATGTCGCCATCGCGGGGGCGGACATAAGCAGCGATACCGCCTGATTGACTTTAAGCGTGACAAGGTAGATGTCCCGGCAAAGGTGGCTACTATAGAATACGATCCGAATCGATCAGCCCGCATAGCGCTTCTTCATTATGTGGATGGAGAGAAACGCTATATTGTTGCTCCTCAGGATCTTAGAGTGGGAGATATGGTTGTCGCAAGCGAGACGGCTGATATTAAGCCCGGCAACGTGTTGCCTCTTCGATATATTCCCCTTGGCATGCAGATCCACAACGTTGAACTGCGTCCCGGAAAGGGGAGCCAGTTGGTCCGAAGCGCGGGCAACTACGCTCAGTTGATGGCCAAGGAAGGGCGGTATGCGCACGTGAAGCTCCCGTCGGGCGAGGTGCGCATGATTCTGATAGATTGCAAGGCAACCATAGGCCAAGTGGGTAATGCAGAACACGGGAACATCTCTTTGGGCAAGGCGGGACGAAGGCGTTGGCTTGGCCGGAGACCAACGGTTCGGGGTGTGGCTATGAATCCCGTTGATCACCCCATGGGTGGTGGCGAAGGGAAGGCGTCTGGCGGACGTCATCCGTGCTCGCCTTGGGGGGTCCCAACAAAAGGTTTCAGAACCCGTAAGAAGAATAAAGTGAGTGATCGCTACATTGTAAAACGTCGGCGGTAGCAATTCGTTTCTATTAACGAATAACAAAAATCATAACCACAAAATATTTTTCTTGAATACTATAGAAGCAAAGTATTAACGTCTCGAAATTTCTACAATAGGAAAGAACATGCCGCGTTCACTGAAGAAAGGCCCTTATATCGAGCCTAAATTGTTACGCAAAGTCCTGGTGGCACAGGAGAGTGGGAGCCGGAAGGTAATCAAGACATGGTCCAGGCGCTCGACTATTGTGCCTGAATTGGTTTCTCTCACGCTGGCCGTACATAATGGGAAGAAGTTTGTACCCGTCTTCGTCTCAGAAGATATGGTGGGCCATAAACTGGGGGAGTTTGCGCCGACAAGGACTTTTTACGGACATGCTGGCGTTAAGAAGACACGCATAAAAGCTAAGAAGTGATGGACGGATTGAGAAATGGAAGTTAGGGCGGTAGCCAAGTACGTACGGATTTCTCCCACAAAGGTTCGGCGGGTGGCAATAGCCATCAAGGGCAAGCCTGTAGAGGACGCCCTGAATCTTTTGGGCTATATGCCACAGCGTTCAGCCAAAATTCTGGCAAAGGTGATTCGTTCGGCGGTGGCAAATGCTGACCAGAAGCCTGACATTGACGTGGATAGCCTGTCCGTTTCAAATATTGCCGTTAATCAGGGCCCAAGCTTGAAACGTTTCAGGCCTCGGGCCATGGGTCGAGCAACCAGAATTCTGAAACGCACCAGTCACGTTACGATTGTGCTGGCCGAATAATGAGGCATTTGTGAGAAAGCGATTTTGCTCTCTGCCTGAGCAGAAGACATCTTGCAGACTTGTCAACAACAGCGTACGGAGGAGGTCGGTTTGGGACAGAAAGTCAACCCGATAGGCTTTAGACTTGGGGTGATCAAGTCGTGGGATTCTCGGTGGTTTGCGGGAAAGGAGTATGCCTCATTTATCGAAGATGATTACAAAATTCGGGAATTTCTAAAGAAAAAACTTTACCATGCCGGCATATCGAAGATCGAAATTGAAAGGTGGGCTAAGCGCATTAGGTTGCGAATATACGCGGCCCGCCCCGGAATCGTCATAGGGAAGAAAGGCGCCGAGATCGAATTGCTGAAAAAGGAACTGGAGAAGATGGTTCCTCAAGAGGTGGCTATTGATATTCAGGAGGTGAGGAAGCCCGAAGTTGACTCTCAGCTTGTTGCGGAAAACGTTGCTTTGCAGATCGTACGCAGGGTAGCCTTTCGCCGGGCTATGAAGAGAAGTGTCGCCTCTGCCATGAGGTTTGGCGCAAAGGGCATCAAGGTATGTTGCTCAGGTCGTCTGGGCGGCGCTGAGATGGCTCGTACTGAATGGTATAAGGAAGGCAGGATTCCTCTTCATACCTTGAGAGCTGACATTGATTATGGGTTCACTGAGGCCCGGACTACCTACGGTGTGATCGGGGTGAAAGTGTGGATATTTAATGGCGAGATCCTTGAACGAGAAAGGGCCACAGCGGTTTAGGGGAACTATGTCATGTTGAGTCCTAAGAAGGTTAAATACCGAAAACAACAAAAGGGCAGAATGAGAGGCACGGCCTATCGCGGGTCGGAGTTGACGTTTGGGGAATTTGGACTTCAAGCTCTTGAGTGCGCCAGTATTACCTCTCAGCAAATAGAGGCTGCCCGTATTGCCATGACACGCCATGTGAAACGTGGCGGGAAGATCTGGATCCGAGTCTTTCCGGACAAACCGTTTACGAAAAAGCCGGCTGAAACCAGAATGGGCAAAGGAAAGGGCTCTCCTGAGGGCTGGGTTGCAGTCGTAAAGCCAGGGCGGATTCTCTACGAGATGGAAGGAATTTCATTGGAGCTTGCAAAAGAGGCACTTCGGCTGGCTTCACATAAACTCCCGTTCAGAACACGCACAGTGGTGCGAGGGGAGCGTTGATGAAAGCAAGTGAGATCAGAGAGCTGGGTTTAGAGGAAATCCGCCAAAAATTGAGCGAGTTAACAGAAGAGCAATTCAATCTCAGGTTTCAGCACGCTACCGACCAGCTTGAAAACGCCATGAGGCTGCGTCATGTCAAGCACGATATCGCTCGCATGAAAACCGTTTTGAGGGAGTTGGAGCTGAGGCCTGGTCTTGGCTCGTAGTTCCCATGGGAGAGAAAATCATTTTTTTGAAGCGGCGCAGCCGCGCTGTAGAAAATCGCGAAGCGATTTTATTAAGGGTTCATGACACATGAAAGATCGGGGAATACGAAAAAGACGCATTGGCAGGGTTGTAAGTGACAAGATGGACAAGACTGTTGTCGTGGCCATAGATAGAATTGTCAAGCATTCTGTATACAAAAAGTATGTTAAACGACGTTCCAAGTGTGTGGCCCATGATGAGAAAAATATGTGCGCTTTGGGCGACAAGGTAATGATCATAGAAACAAGGCCACTGAGCAAGACAAAGAGGTGGCGCGTTTGTGAGGTTATGCAAAAGGCTGTTTAAGGGGAATTGTGGCAGATGATACAGGCGGAAACCAAGTTGCAGGTTGCGGACAATTCGGGAGCAAGAAAACTGTATTGCATCAGGGTACTGGGGGGGTCCAGGCGACGGTATGCAAGGATTGGTGATGTTATTGTTGTCGCAGTGAAGGAGGCAATACCACACGCGAAGGTAAAGAAGGGCGACGTAATGCGGGCGGTCGTGGTCAGGACCACAAAGGAATTGCGCAGGCCTGATGGCTCTTACATTAAGTTTGACGATAACTCGGCGGTGCTGATCAATCCGAACGGGGAACCCGTTGGAACCCGTATCTTTGGCCCTGTGGCCAGAGAACTTCGAGCAAAAAAATTTATGAAGATCATTTCATTGGCTCCAGAGGTATTATAATAACCCGGGAGCTCTGGCAAGGGGGAAGCCGTCTATGGCAGCCGGAAGGTGCAGCATCAAGAAGGACGACAGAGTCAAAGTGGTGGCTGGCAAGGAGAAGGGCAAAATCGGCAAGGTCCTAAAAGTGCTTCATGAGAAGGAACGCCTTATAGTTGAAAATGTCAATTTCGTGAAGTGTCATACGAGACCCGGGGGCAAGACACCTCGCGGGGGGATTATAGAGAAGGAGGCCTCCATTCATTGGTCCAACCTGATGCTGATGTGTGACAAGTGCATAAACCCCATTAGGGTTAAGATGCAGCGCCTTGAAGATGGCAAGAAGGTCAGGGTCTGCAGGAAATGCGGGGAGATCATTGATAAGTGATTTGACTCTTAGAGGCTCGTTATGTCTAATTTGAAGACCTTTTATCGACAACAAATCGTTCCAGAACTCATAGGCAAGTTTGGGTATAAGAATGTCATGCAGGTCCCAAAACTGAGTAAGATCGTGCTGAACATGGGGCTTGGAGAGGCAATACAGAATATCAAGGTTCTTGATTCTGCCATGGAAGAACTTGCACTGATCGCGGGCCAAAAGCCAGTGGTAAGGCGCGCACGCAAATCGATTGCGTCGTTCAAGCTCAGGGCAGGTATGCCGATAGGCTGCACGGTGACCCTTCGAGGGGATCGCATGTATGACTTATTTACAAGGCTTGTTAACATTGCATTGCCCAGGTTGCGGGACTTTCGCGGGGTATCCGGCAAGGCCTTTGACGGGCGGGGCAACTATTCCTTGGGCATCAAGGAACATATCATATTCCCGGAAATCGACTATGACAAGATCGACAGGATTCAGGGGTTGAACATAACCGTCGTGACCAATGCGGAAACTGACGAGGAAGGCAAAGAACTCCTAAGACTAATGGGAATGCCTTTTAGGAACTGAGAAGGAGGAGTGGGTGGCAAGGAAAGCTCTGAGGGTTAGGGTGAAACGCGAACCCAAGTTTCGCAGTAGGGCCTATTCAAGGTGTCCAATATGTGGACGAGCTAGGGCCTTTATGAGAAAATTTGGCGTTTGCCGCATATGTTTCAGGAACTTGGCGCTCATGGGGCAGTTACCGGGAGTAGTCAAGTCGAGCTGGTAATAAAGAGGTCATTACTCGGATAAACCGGAAGCACATGCTGTTTTCAAGGCGTCAGCCGCAAACAAATCCAAATACTAAATGCTCAAATGTTCAAAACTGTAGGAAGGGCCTGAAGCACGATTGTATTCCCCTTCGCCTGACTTTATCATTATCATTTTCTGATTTTGAGTTTTTGTCATTTGGTATTGTCCTTCGACTTCGCTCAGGATGGTAAGCCAGTCGACACTGCTCATGGCCGTGAGCCAGTCGAACGGCCAGTCGAACCATTTCGAATTTCTGGTTTCGGATTTGCGGTTTACGCCTTGAGAACAGCACGAATTTGAAAAGGCTTGTACCAGGAAAAACACGAATTCTATTGTTATCGGACTATGAAGGAGATAAGCAATGTCAGTAACTGATCCGTTGGCTGATATGCTGACCCGTATCAGGAATGCATATACGGCCAAACATGGCAAGGTGGACATTCCCGCATCTAACATGAAGATCAGCATTGCCAAGATATTGAAAAGCGAAGGCTACATTAAGAACTATAAATTGCTCAAAGAACAAGGCCATGGGATATTGAGACTTTATCTCAAGTATCAAGAGCGCAACCAGGGAATTATTACAGGACTGAAGCGCCTGAGCAAACCGGGCCGACGAGTGTATGTTAAGAAGAAAGATATACCTTTTGTTTTAAATGGAATGGGCATAGCTGTGCTCTCGACCTCAAAAGGGATTCTTACGGACCGTGAAGCGAGAAAGCAGAATGTCGGCGGCGAGCTTTTGTGCGGTATCTGGTAGGTTAGGGGGTTATTTCCTGAGCCGAACAAGCCGGAAACCAAAGGAACAAGATTACCACGTGATGTTCTCAAGGCGAACGCCGCAAAACACGAAGGGGCACGAAAGCACGAAAAAAAGATTTCTAGAGAAATTTCGTGTCTTCGAACTTTCGTGCTTTCGTGGTGGTCTTTAACGATCCTCTGGCAAAAAAAACCCATTTTGTTGATAACCGACTAAGAAAGGATGTACCGACAATGTCACGAGTGGGAAAGCGACCAGTTCCCTTACCCGATAGCGTGACCGTCTCCTGTGAGGGCCGGAACCTCACCGTGAATGGGCCGAAAGGGGATTTGTCTCGTCTGATACATGGCGATGCAGAACTGAACATTGAGGATGGTCTTGTCAATGTCATCGTGTCTGGCGAAAACAAGAAAGCCTCGGCCATCCAGGGATTGACGCGTACTCTGGTGGCAAACATGATCTGGGGCGTTACTCAAGGGTTTGAACGCGTCTTGGAACTCATTGGCGTGGGTTACCGCGTTGATTTGAAGTCGAATGTTTTGACGTTTGCAGTGGGATATTCTCATCCTGTTGTTTACAAACTTCCTGACGGCATAACGGCCTCGGTCGACAAGAACAGAATAGTTCTGAGAGGTATCGACAAGGAGCTGCTTGGAGCGACGGCTGCAACCATTAGGGGTTTTAGAAAGCCCGAGCCGTACAAAGGCAAAGGAATCAAGTACGCCGAACAGCGCATTAGACGTAAAGTCGGCAAGTCTGGCGCCAAGTAGAAATACATCGGCTTTTCCAGTTCTCCAATCTCTGATGAGAGGAAACGGCCCATGGGGGCATTAAGCAAAAAGAAAGAAGCGCGTTTGAAACGGAAAAAACATGTGCGGAAAACCGTCTTTGGCACAGAGGATCGACCGAGACTTACGGTTTTCAGGAGCGCACGTCACATGTATGCTCAAGTTGTGGTTGATACGACTGGTCATGCAGTGACTGCAGCTTCTACCCTTGAGAAAGAGGCGCGCCAGCATTCTCCGTTTGGAAGCAAAGCAGAGGCAGCAGAATTTGTGGGCAGGCTCGTTGCACAGAGGGCAATGGAAAAAGGGGTGTCTAAAGTGGTTTTTGACCGGAATGGTTTTCTGTTTCACGGTCGAGTGCGTGCTCTTGCGACAGGGGCTCGTAAACAAGGTCTTGATTTTTAGGCTTGCCCTTAACAAGGAGGAGAACGATTGATAGGCAAAGAGACAGACGAGATTCAGCTAATAGACAAGGTCGTTCATATAAGCCGGACAGCCAAGGTGGTCAAAGGGGGGCGTCGCTTTAGTTTTAGCGCTGTTGTTGTCGTCGGGGATGGCAACGGCAAAGTGGGATGCGGCTTGGGCAAGGCCAACGAGGTGCCTGAGGCCATTCGCAAAGGGGTCGAACGCGCCAAGAAGAACATGACCCAGGTGGTCTTGGTGAACCGTACCATCCCCTATGAGGTCATAGGCAAACATGGCGCTGGGCGGGTGCTTCTGAAGCCTGCTTCCCAAGGCACCGGTGTCATTGCCGGCGGCGCAGTGCGCGCTGTATTGGAGGCCGCTGGCGTGCAGAATATCCTGACAAAGTGTATGAGGTCTCACAACCCCCACAACTTGGTCAAGGCCACGCTTGATGGTTTGTGTCAACTACGGAGCCGCGAAACGATTGCGGCTTGGCGTGGCAAGCAGCCTGGCGAGATATAAAATTGCGCAGCGATTGTATCAAGGAAAATGTTTATGTCTGAAGCGCTTAGGATTACGTTAAAAAAAAGTCTCATAGGAAGACCGGAGAAGCACCGGCGGACTGTTCGAAGTCTGGGTTTAAGGAAGTTAAATAGCACGGTTATTTTGAAGGATACCCCTTGCATCAGGGGAATGATTCGAAAGGTGCCCCATCTACTAGAGGTTGAGGAGGGCTCGAATGAAACTCCATGAACTGTCGCCTCCGAAAGGAGCCCGGAGATTAGCCAAACGCGTTGGCCGAGGACTCGGTTCTGGAAATGGCAAGACTGCCGGACGCGGCTCAAACGGGCAGAAGAGCCGTTCTGGCGGGAACCTCAGGCCCGGATTTGAAGGTGGTCAGATGCCGCTGCAGCGGCGTTTGCCGAAGCGTGGCTTTACCAATATTTTTAAGAAACAATATGCTATTGTTAACGTGAGGGACCTGGGGCGTTTTGACAAGGGATCAGTGGTAGACGAGGCGGCCCTGGCGGGCGCTGGGCTTGTTGCACGAAAGCGAGACGGAGTGAAACTGCTAGGACACGGCGCCATTGATTACCCCCTGGTTATCAGGGTGAACCGTTGTAGCAAGTCAGCGCAGGCCAGCATTGAAGCTGCTGGTGGGCAGGTAGAACTGGTGTGATATGGTAGGTGGTTTTCAGAATATATTCAAGATACCGGAACTAAAGAAGCGCGTTCTCTATACGTTTGCACTCTTGATGGTGTATCGCATTGGCTGTGCCGTGCCAACACCCGGTATCGACGGAGATGCCCTTGCTTCATTTTTCGCCCGTGCCAAGGGAACCCTGTTGGGGATGTTTGACATGTTTTCCGGTGGCGCTCTGGAAAGGCTTTCTGTATTTGCCCTGGGAATTATGCCTTATATCAGCGCATCCATCATTTTGCAGCTTCTCACCGTGGTTGTTCCTCATCTTGAACGACTTTCTAAGGAAGGAGAAGCCGGCCGAAAAAAAATTACCCAATACACACGTTACGGCACAGTTTTCCTGAGTATCATCCAGGGGTTTGGCATCGCTGTCGGGCTTGAGAGGATGAGTGTGCCGGGTGCGGCCACGATCGTGGCCTATCCTGGATGGAGTTTTAGATTGATAACAGTGATTACACTTACTGCCGGCACGGCTTTTATTATGTGGTTGGGCGAGCAAATTACTGAACGCGGGATTGGCAACGGGATTTCCTTGATCATATTTGCAGGGATTGTAGCTCGTATGCCAAACGCAGTTAGCAACACCTTTAGTTTGATGAGAACGGGGGAGATAGGCGTTTTTCTGGTCTTGACATTACTGGTTGTGATGGTGGCTGTTGTGGGATTTATCATATTTGTGGAACGCGGCCAGCGACGTATTCCAGTGCAATATGCTAAACGGATCGTCGGCCGAAAGATGTACGGTGGGCAGAGCACCCATCTACCCCTTAAAATCAACACGTCAGGCGTCATTCCTCCCATTTTTGCTTCATCTATCATTATGTTTCCTGCCACGATCGCCAATTTTGTTAAAGTGCCGTGGGTTCAGAGCGCCGCTCAGGCCATGACACCCGACAGCATTATATATAACCTCGTTTACGTTGGGTTTATCATATTCTTTTGCTTTTTTTATACGGCAGTCACTTTCAATCCGGTTGATGTGGCCGATAACATGAAAAAATACGGCGGCTATATCCCCGGCATCAGGCCAGGCAAGCGTACGGCGGACTATATTGACCGAGTGCTCACACGCATTACTTTTGGCGGAGCTCTGTACGTATCGGCCGTTTGCGTGCTCCCGACCCTGCTGATTTCCAGATTCAATGTGCCCTTCTACTTTGGTGGCACGGCCCTTCTGATTGTAGTGGGTGTCGCCATAGATACCGTTAGCCAGATGGAAAGCCACATGCTGGCTCGACATTACGAAGGCTTCATGAAGAAGGGGGGGGCGTTCAAAGGTCGCCGATGAAATGGTTATCTTAAAATCTTCAAGGGAAATTGACAAAATCCGCCGCAGCAACCAAATGGTTGCAGAGATACTTGAGATACTGAAGGGAAAAGTTGCTCCCGGCATTGACACGTTAACCCTGAACAGGATATCCGAAGAATTGGCCATAAAGAGAAAAGCCAGACCTGCTTTTAAGGACTATAGGGGCTTTCCATTCAGTCTGTGTGCATCCGTGAACGAGCAAGTAGTTCACGGATTTCCGTGCAAACGCCCCCTGAAAGAGGGGGACATCCTGAGCATGGATTTTGGTATCTACCATGATGGCTATTATGGTGATGCGGCCATCACTGTCCCTGTGGGCAAAATCTCGAAAAGTGCCCAGCATCTCATGGACATTACAAAAGAAGCTCTTTTTTTGGGAATTGAGCAGGCAACGCCGGGTAATCGACTGTCTGATATCTCCCATGCCATTCAAAAGCACGTAGAGGGTGCTGGATTTTCTGTTGTTCGGAAATTCGTGGGACACGGCATAGGAAAAAACCTGCATGAGGACCCTCAGATACCAAATTACGGGAAACCGGGCACGGGCATCCGCCTGAAGCCAGGCATGGTGTTTGCCATTGAACCTATGGTCAATTCCGGAGGATACGAGGTCGAAACCCTGAAAGACGGCTGGACGGCTGTGACGAAAGATGGCAGCCTGTCAGCCCATTTTGAACATACTATTGCTATTACGGAAAACGGGCCGGTTATCCTGAGTGTCACGGATAAGGCGGGAGCGTCCTGATAACATAAGGAAAAACAATGAAAGTAAGGGCATCGGTAAAAAGGATCTGTAATAAGTGCAAGATTGTTCGCCGCAAGGGGACGGTGAGAGTCATTTGCGAGAACAAAAGGCATAAGCAAAAGCAAGGGTAAGATCGTGAAACGGACCAACAACGAAACCAAGGGGAGACAGAATATTGGCACGTATAGCGGGTGTTGACTTACCGAAGAACAAGAGAATTGAAATAGCTCTGACCTATATTTACGGGATTGGTCGCAGCACTTCTGGAAAAATATTGAGCCAAGCCGGCATAGACTTTGATACAAAGTCGGATCAGTTAGGTGAAGACCAGATTAGCGCCATCCGAAAAGTCATCGACAGCCAATACAAGGTTGAGGGGGAACTTCGGACGGAAGTCTCCATGAACATAAAGCGACTCATGGAACTGGGTTGCTATCGAGGGCTCAGGCACCGGAAATCATTGCCGGCCCGAGGGCAGCGTACCAGTACCAACGCAAGGACCCGGAAGGGACCACGAAGAAGTGTTGTAGGAAAGAGGAAAAAATAGGAGGGGGACAGCAGATATCATGGCAAGACCTTCTGGGAAAAAGAAAGAGAAGAAGCATATTTTGAACGGGATAGCGCATATCCAGTCTACCTTCAACAACACGATTGTGACCATCACCGATCCGGCGGGCAACGTGGTCGCGTGGTCCAGTGCAGGAGGGCAGGGTTTTAAGGGCTCCAGGAAAAGCACCCCTTTTGCTGCCCAACTTGCGGCTGAAGACGCGGCCAAGAAGGCCATGCAACACGGGATGAGAAATGTTGAAGTCTACGTGAAGGGTCCGGGCGCAGGCCGGGAAGCGGCATTGCGTTCCTTGCAGGCCGCCGGATTCAATGTAGTTATGATCAAAGACGTGACACCCATACCACATAACGGATGTCGGCCGCCCAAGCGCCGCAGAGTGTGAAAGGAGGAGAACCTTGGCACGATATGTCGGTTCGGTTTGCAGGCTATGCCGCAGAGAGAACCTGAAGATGTTTCTGAAAGGAGACAGGTGTTATTCTGACAAGTGTGCCTTTGACCGCAGAGGTTATGCCCCTGGCCAGCACGGGCAATCCCGCAGACGCAAGATTTCGGATTACGGCATCCAGCTTCGGGAGAAGCAGAAGGTCAAGCGGATGTACGGCGTACTGGAAGGTCAGTTTCGACGGACATTTAGGAAAGCTGAGCAAAAACGCGGGGTAACCGGCGCAAACCTTTTGTTTCTTTTGGAGCGGCGACTTGACAATGTGATCTACCGTTTAGGCTTTGCCAATTCGCGGACGCAGGCCAGACAGTTGGTTCGTCATGGCCATTTCACAGTCAATGAAAAGAAGATGAATATTCCGTCTTATATTGTCAAGATAGGCGACGTTGTGGATGTCCGGGAAAAGAGTCGAAAGATCGGGGTTATCCAGGATGCCATGGATACTGTGGTACGGCGTGGAATTCCGGGATGGCTAGAGATGGAAAAAGACAGTTTCAGGGGCAGGGTCAAAGCTCACCCGACTCGGGAGGAGTTGACTATGCCCATTCAGGAGCAGTTGATCGTAGAGCTTTATTCCAAATAGTTGCAGTTTGTCACATTGGAATACAAACTGCAAAATCGGAGACTGGATTATGTCATCAGGATCGAATGAGGTCATGTACATGAACTGGCGTGAACTCATTAAGCCCAAGCGG
This sequence is a window from Deltaproteobacteria bacterium. Protein-coding genes within it:
- a CDS encoding type Z 30S ribosomal protein S14 — protein: MARKALRVRVKREPKFRSRAYSRCPICGRARAFMRKFGVCRICFRNLALMGQLPGVVKSSW
- the rpsH gene encoding 30S ribosomal protein S8 — translated: MSVTDPLADMLTRIRNAYTAKHGKVDIPASNMKISIAKILKSEGYIKNYKLLKEQGHGILRLYLKYQERNQGIITGLKRLSKPGRRVYVKKKDIPFVLNGMGIAVLSTSKGILTDREARKQNVGGELLCGIW
- the rplF gene encoding 50S ribosomal protein L6, whose amino-acid sequence is MSRVGKRPVPLPDSVTVSCEGRNLTVNGPKGDLSRLIHGDAELNIEDGLVNVIVSGENKKASAIQGLTRTLVANMIWGVTQGFERVLELIGVGYRVDLKSNVLTFAVGYSHPVVYKLPDGITASVDKNRIVLRGIDKELLGATAATIRGFRKPEPYKGKGIKYAEQRIRRKVGKSGAK
- a CDS encoding 50S ribosomal protein L18, which translates into the protein MGALSKKKEARLKRKKHVRKTVFGTEDRPRLTVFRSARHMYAQVVVDTTGHAVTAASTLEKEARQHSPFGSKAEAAEFVGRLVAQRAMEKGVSKVVFDRNGFLFHGRVRALATGARKQGLDF
- the rpsE gene encoding 30S ribosomal protein S5; translated protein: MIGKETDEIQLIDKVVHISRTAKVVKGGRRFSFSAVVVVGDGNGKVGCGLGKANEVPEAIRKGVERAKKNMTQVVLVNRTIPYEVIGKHGAGRVLLKPASQGTGVIAGGAVRAVLEAAGVQNILTKCMRSHNPHNLVKATLDGLCQLRSRETIAAWRGKQPGEI
- the rpmD gene encoding 50S ribosomal protein L30, whose translation is MSEALRITLKKSLIGRPEKHRRTVRSLGLRKLNSTVILKDTPCIRGMIRKVPHLLEVEEGSNETP
- the rplO gene encoding 50S ribosomal protein L15 is translated as MKLHELSPPKGARRLAKRVGRGLGSGNGKTAGRGSNGQKSRSGGNLRPGFEGGQMPLQRRLPKRGFTNIFKKQYAIVNVRDLGRFDKGSVVDEAALAGAGLVARKRDGVKLLGHGAIDYPLVIRVNRCSKSAQASIEAAGGQVELV
- the secY gene encoding preprotein translocase subunit SecY, whose amino-acid sequence is MVGGFQNIFKIPELKKRVLYTFALLMVYRIGCAVPTPGIDGDALASFFARAKGTLLGMFDMFSGGALERLSVFALGIMPYISASIILQLLTVVVPHLERLSKEGEAGRKKITQYTRYGTVFLSIIQGFGIAVGLERMSVPGAATIVAYPGWSFRLITVITLTAGTAFIMWLGEQITERGIGNGISLIIFAGIVARMPNAVSNTFSLMRTGEIGVFLVLTLLVVMVAVVGFIIFVERGQRRIPVQYAKRIVGRKMYGGQSTHLPLKINTSGVIPPIFASSIIMFPATIANFVKVPWVQSAAQAMTPDSIIYNLVYVGFIIFFCFFYTAVTFNPVDVADNMKKYGGYIPGIRPGKRTADYIDRVLTRITFGGALYVSAVCVLPTLLISRFNVPFYFGGTALLIVVGVAIDTVSQMESHMLARHYEGFMKKGGAFKGRR
- the map gene encoding type I methionyl aminopeptidase produces the protein MVILKSSREIDKIRRSNQMVAEILEILKGKVAPGIDTLTLNRISEELAIKRKARPAFKDYRGFPFSLCASVNEQVVHGFPCKRPLKEGDILSMDFGIYHDGYYGDAAITVPVGKISKSAQHLMDITKEALFLGIEQATPGNRLSDISHAIQKHVEGAGFSVVRKFVGHGIGKNLHEDPQIPNYGKPGTGIRLKPGMVFAIEPMVNSGGYEVETLKDGWTAVTKDGSLSAHFEHTIAITENGPVILSVTDKAGAS
- the rpmJ gene encoding 50S ribosomal protein L36, translated to MKVRASVKRICNKCKIVRRKGTVRVICENKRHKQKQG
- the rpsM gene encoding 30S ribosomal protein S13, which codes for MARIAGVDLPKNKRIEIALTYIYGIGRSTSGKILSQAGIDFDTKSDQLGEDQISAIRKVIDSQYKVEGELRTEVSMNIKRLMELGCYRGLRHRKSLPARGQRTSTNARTRKGPRRSVVGKRKK
- the rpsK gene encoding 30S ribosomal protein S11 is translated as MARPSGKKKEKKHILNGIAHIQSTFNNTIVTITDPAGNVVAWSSAGGQGFKGSRKSTPFAAQLAAEDAAKKAMQHGMRNVEVYVKGPGAGREAALRSLQAAGFNVVMIKDVTPIPHNGCRPPKRRRV